One window of Spirochaetota bacterium genomic DNA carries:
- the nadA gene encoding quinolinate synthase NadA, with translation MKSTISKEEIIEEILTLKREKNAVILAHNYQIGDVQDIADFVGDSLGLSIKAKDTDASVIVFCGVHFMAETASILNPDKKVLLPDLEAGCSLADSITVEELREWKRRYPSAVVVSYVNTTAEIKAESDYCCTSSNAVKVIQSIPEDKEILFLPDMFLGSYVARVTGRKIRVWAGECHVHANIRPEDIEKVREKHPSADFLIHPECGCTTSCYYYVESKDISSNNTYFLSTEGMINFVKNSPKNEFVVATEVGVLHRMKKYKPNASFYPVSEEMVCEYMKKITLEKVLESLRHEIYEVKVPEEIRQKALIPIQRMLEIV, from the coding sequence ATGAAATCAACGATTTCAAAAGAGGAGATAATAGAAGAGATACTTACACTTAAGAGGGAGAAGAACGCAGTTATACTAGCACACAACTACCAGATAGGAGATGTTCAGGATATTGCCGACTTTGTAGGTGACTCTCTTGGGCTTTCCATAAAGGCAAAGGATACTGATGCTAGTGTAATTGTATTCTGTGGTGTTCATTTTATGGCTGAGACTGCGTCAATACTGAACCCTGACAAGAAGGTTTTGCTTCCAGACCTTGAGGCAGGATGTTCGCTTGCGGATAGTATCACCGTTGAGGAGTTGAGAGAATGGAAAAGGAGATACCCGAGTGCTGTTGTGGTTTCTTACGTTAATACAACAGCTGAGATTAAGGCTGAAAGCGACTACTGCTGCACTTCTTCAAACGCTGTTAAGGTTATACAGTCTATACCTGAAGACAAAGAGATATTATTCCTACCAGATATGTTTTTGGGTAGTTATGTAGCGAGAGTAACTGGTAGGAAGATACGAGTATGGGCTGGTGAGTGTCATGTCCATGCTAACATAAGGCCAGAGGATATTGAAAAAGTTAGAGAAAAACATCCAAGTGCTGATTTTCTGATCCATCCGGAGTGTGGATGCACGACGAGTTGCTACTATTATGTTGAAAGTAAGGACATAAGCTCAAATAATACTTACTTCTTATCAACAGAAGGTATGATAAATTTTGTTAAGAACTCTCCAAAGAATGAATTTGTTGTTGCGACTGAGGTTGGGGTTTTACATAGAATGAAAAAATACAAACCTAATGCTAGTTTCTACCCCGTTAGTGAGGAGATGGTGTGTGAGTATATGAAGAAAATAACACTTGAGAAAGTTTTAGAGTCTCTAAGGCATGAAATATATGAAGTTAAAGTTCCTGAAGAGATAAGACAAAAGGCACTTATACCTATCCAAAGGATGCTCGAAATAGTATGA